The DNA segment TAACAATGGACACCGTGAGGAATAAAAATGagacaaattaaatgaaaatatcttaCATTAGATGCCTCTCGATCTTTTGGTTTTAGGAGAAGGATCTTTTTCTTCCCAGAATCAGCAGAAAAAGTAATTCCAGTTACAGGACCATCAATACCACAGACTGCAATGCAATTcgttattaaaaaagaaaaattaagaacCAAATGAAAAGGAGATAATTCAAACAAGTCCAGAGACAACAAAGCATCAACTTAAACATATATATGCACAGACAATTAGAATTAACTGCAAATAGAATGGCAAGCGGCTCTTGCACTTGTTCCAGTATAATAAATGATaacaggaaaaaaaaaaaaaaaaggtccgCATTATTTCACACCTTCACCCAGCCATATGAAATATAGAGATAAAATGTATTCTAAAGTATGAACTCAAGTTGACCTAAAGATCCATCATGGGGGCTCCATTAAGCAAAACTTCAATGTATTCCCTTTTAAGGCACTATAAGAAACTAGCAGCAGCAGAGCATATCAGTGTTACATGGGTCAGCTATATCTATAAAATGTATATAATCTCTCTGGTCTCCAAGTTATAAGGGAAGGGTCATCACGGGTAAAATTAAATGCAGAATAACAGGTGGCATTGGCATTGATTACAGGTAAAGAATACAAAAGTCCTTTTTCAGAAACATATAGAATTAGCTTCGCAATAAAACACATTCATAGAACATGCTAAGCCTTCTGGTTAGCCATTTAATGAGATGTGTTAGCAGACAACTTTGAGCACTCAgagatttatattaatttaatccaGTAACAAACACGAGAACAGTATGAGCCATTTTTATGTgcaaaaataatcaataactTAGTTTCTTTCACTAGACCTGCATCTTACAAACATTCATGTTATAAACACTAACAAGTTGGCATAAATGCTAACACAGATCTATGTGGATAATAACCTCTGCTAAGACTGTTTAAACCCTTACCAGTTCCATTCTCTCTTATTTCTTGCGCGACAGAAGTCACTAATTGATCCTCTTGCTTGGATGCTACAAAATAATTGGATTTTTTTGCACCTTTTGCACTGTCTTTTTGAATATACTGCCAATCAAACAAGTTTCATTGAATGAGAAAATAAAAAGCTATCCACCTTCAAAAATAAAACACGCACACAAAGTAACACATGATCATTGGAAAGGATCATTTAGAATAACTTCATATGAAAGAGAGTCGATGAATACaatattttagtatatcaaaaCTTCATGCAAAATTTGCTccaatgatttttaaaatattaaaagcaTCCTACAAGCATTCACCTAAGGATACCAGCCTACAAGCATTTCCGAAGGACTTTCAAGGTGCTTCAAATTTTAGAAACCAGCCAATTTTGACATCTTATTCAACCGCAAGTGCCTCAACAAGTTGCTTCCTAATAATCTTTACATGCAAGGAGAAAGCAAGACTAGATATCAACTAAGAACAGAGTCACAATTATAAAGCAGATCATCCAGATAAGCAAAAGCTATGCTCTTGTAAAAATAAAAGGCCCCTGATTCACCAGTAGGACGACTTTATAAGAGAAATCCACAAAAATGCAAATATACTAATTTTCGGAAGTACTGAAAGGTTTACATTCATGTAGCAAAAGTACCATATGCTCAAATATCCAgcaatgaaataaataataaagctaTTGACACAGACCTTTTTCTTCTCAGAGCCCTTGCCACTTGATCCAGGCTTGCCTGTAGACGCAGCAGCAATTTTTCTGCCAACCTTTCTTATAGTGATTGACCCCTGTCATCAAAACAAACCAAAATGTGGTCACTGAAGGACTGCTTATTAATTCATTTCTGTTTCCATTTCCTTTTCCTGGGACAATTTTAAACATAAGGATCTCAAGAAAATAGTGACCCAATGAGGCATTAGTAAATATTAGACTGCAGAATGTGTGACAGACATCTCATGGACACTTTCTGATCAAATTGGATTCTAAAAATTCAAGTGGAAATTTAAGGGGAAAAGAAACCATGCAAATACCTTCTGTCAACGATATGCCCATCATGTTTTAATAAAGTTGGATAACACAAATGCAAGCGCAATgaactaaaaataacaaaatgatataAACTTGCATCTCTTCCATGGTAAAATACCTGAGTTCCACTCTTGGCAGCTCGTTTCTGACGCACAAATTCCATTAGTGGTGTAACAACAGGAGCTTCTTTTGGAGCACCTAGAAAAGAATAAAGAACAGCCAAGGAAATCACACTCATATTAGGGTGGCAAAAACTCATAACTagatttaacaattttttattcCTTCTATCATAACTAACCAGATAGTTCTGCTTCTTTTCTCTCCAACTGAATCTCAGCACTGGGAAGATTCTCAACAGGTTTTGCAATCAATTTGAGAAATTCCAAATAATCAGGATCTAGtttcataaaagaaaaagaagatttaGTACAAGATAAAAAGCTATAACTATCATTTCAATGTTAGTTAGAAAAGATTCTGTTAAATATATGTGCCTAACAATAAACTCctgttctttttattaaaaaaaatgcacCTTTGAAAATGGTCCCTTCACGACCATCCTTTTTAGAGCTGGGCTTGGGTACACGCTGTGAAGGAGCATATTCAACAATGGCCTTAAATTGAGTACCTGAAATAAGGGgcatcaaaatgaaaaattagaataGAAGGACCAATGGGTATATTAAACTCAGAGACAAAGAAATTAACATATTGCGATCAAATTGAACAAATGCAAACAACAGTTGCATTTCACATTTTTAGAAAGAATTCCGTAAGCTGTCCTCTAAACCAACAGTTCATAAGCGTCGTAAAGGATCAACCATTTAACCATAACGTACCCTTCTCATTAACAAATATATGCCCATCAAAGAACTCAGCAAACTCAAAGACATCTTCAGGCCTATTGAAGTTTATGTAGGCTCGGGAGTAACTCTGTTGCTTATGGCTGCAAGTGTTTCAAGAACCAaccaaaaaaaatccataaaGATCAAAAAATGGAGTAAAAGGAAAATATCTAAATAAAAGCatgttcaaattaaaatttcaaaagtttcttaattttccataattttcaaTCATATCTTAGTTAAATTCATCTTCTTCCCAAGCCTTCTACTATGACCAACATTTAGTTggccaaaatatatatatgactagcATTTACAGGATTGAAAATTatgataatttcttttaattccatGCAGTTCTCCAAGAAGCAAAGTAAGGAAACATAGTAAAGAAAACCATATTCCTAgcttaaaaaatacataaaagaatAACCTTAGCTCTGAAATTAGTTTCAAATTTTAACTTTCAATTATTCCAACCTACCCCTCCCCCGGGCTTCTTCCCAGCTGCTAAAGAGCAAGAAATTACTGTCTTAATCCAAACAACAAAACTAAATCTTATCAAATACCAATCCTTATAGGCATAAACAAGAAATTCAACAGTGCAATCACAAATTGTGCCTAATTGGATACCCTAGGAATAAACTAGAAAACAAAATACAAataaccccccccccaaaaaaaaagaaacaaaataaggcAAATTAAGGGGATATTAGAAACTGGGCAAATTAAAAGTTGGAAACCCTAACCTGCACTTGCCGAGACGGAAAGAGAACCAATTATAACGATCGGAGAAACGATCGTCGATTTGAGAAATAATAAAGGGTTCGGTGACGGACGGTGGTAGATGCCTTATCACCACTTTCGTTTTACGCAACGGCTCCTTCATCTCGATTTCTCTTCCTCAAATTCCTTCGGGTTTTTTAGGGATTCAATTTCCagtttcttttatttctaaagtCTTAACGCAAAAGTTTTTCGTACGAGAGTCTCTTTTTTGCACagggatttttattttctttttcccttttttataatttatttattatttattattttatttttaaaatactaaaatttataattaatttgtagATAATCCCTACcaatacttaattaaataattaattataaaatcaaattaatttatttaaatttgtagCGGTAATTTAGgtataatgttttaatttcaaTCCTTCTCCTATCTAAACATTGAGATTAACATTATTctctttactttaatttattaacaTTTGCTCCTTATACTCTACAAAAATTACGAAGAATCTAATTAGGCAGCACTACTAAACCTTCATGTTAAATCGATAGTCTAGAAATTAGTTGTTCGATAATTTATATTAGGAAAAGTTATCAATTCATCGAATTATAtgcaacaaaatagaaaaatagtagTGTAAGTTTAAATGTTTACTAATAATTAGAT comes from the Gossypium hirsutum isolate 1008001.06 chromosome A06, Gossypium_hirsutum_v2.1, whole genome shotgun sequence genome and includes:
- the LOC107937348 gene encoding regulator of nonsense transcripts UPF3 isoform X1, translating into MKEPLRKTKVVIRHLPPSVTEPFIISQIDDRFSDRYNWFSFRLGKCSHKQQSYSRAYINFNRPEDVFEFAEFFDGHIFVNEKGTQFKAIVEYAPSQRVPKPSSKKDGREGTIFKDPDYLEFLKLIAKPVENLPSAEIQLERKEAELSGAPKEAPVVTPLMEFVRQKRAAKSGTQGSITIRKVGRKIAAASTGKPGSSGKGSEKKKYIQKDSAKGAKKSNYFVASKQEDQLVTSVAQEIRENGTVCGIDGPVTGITFSADSGKKKILLLKPKDREASNVPEGASEQQGASSPAVNSPGSSASRQGQRRKAGGKLIRSILLRNEAGQNQSSAAVQPQQKTQSPDTVKRPPQPSNTRSGMNGHVPNEMPALKSDGDTKRVSDDKFIKKGLHGSGSGSEKHEKRTRNKDRPDRGVWAPLHRSDVSQSSEERFIQSVQASRSMEGSNRQFGRGPAADGSVVSSEVKPSKRGGATSSGAHEKQVWVQKSSSGS
- the LOC107937348 gene encoding regulator of nonsense transcripts UPF3 isoform X2 codes for the protein MKEPLRKTKVVIRHLPPSVTEPFIISQIDDRFSDRYNWFSFRLGKCSHKQQSYSRAYINFNRPEDVFEFAEFFDGHIFVNEKGTQFKAIVEYAPSQRVPKPSSKKDGREGTIFKDPDYLEFLKLIAKPVENLPSAEIQLERKEAELSGAPKEAPVVTPLMEFVRQKRAAKSGTQGSITIRKVGRKIAAASTGKPGSSGKGSEKKKYIQKDSAKGAKKSNYFVASKQEDQLVTSVAQEIRENGTVCGIDGPVTGITFSADSGKKKILLLKPKDREASNVPEGASEQQGASSPAVNSPGSSASRQGQRRKAGGKLIRSILLRNEAGQNQSSAAVQPQQKTQSPDTVKRPPQPSNTRSGSGSEKHEKRTRNKDRPDRGVWAPLHRSDVSQSSEERFIQSVQASRSMEGSNRQFGRGPAADGSVVSSEVKPSKRGGATSSGAHEKQVWVQKSSSGS